In Methanosarcina siciliae T4/M, one genomic interval encodes:
- a CDS encoding thiamine pyrophosphate-dependent enzyme, whose translation METAETPVIPGRGVNLNAEEKEAVSCNGFEALYLAALDSDVTLITGVPGYPVTSLMELFLKTDNISTEMDKIPTKANNASTASHGPTYKARWLTNEKVALEIALGASVSGRRSLVIVKHVGMNLLSDPLITSVTHTTGAGLVIIAGDDPGVKGSQNEQDSRWYGRIAEVAVFDPVDPDAAYRTLRRAYELSEEIRAPVILRVTAGLEKTEGKILRLPPASAPHPIFDRSIWEFRMVEKHQHFHSKVYPVLEAEAENTDLNEVREGTENRQKAEKIGIISSGFATSIIEDTLKKSGGYPGVSQLVLNLVNPLPLQKIGVFLKNNRRVLVVEESEPFIEEQIRIAGNVCGKKTGHLPYGQITPEDISFALEHIEEETPSIPVDSIRTGARKKDRASICDDCPYLPLYHFLRIPDVQIAGDMGCSVRSAPEPLAAVDVSFALGSAISVACGFEKKGIAVIGDFALAHSGILGLLNAASEGDEVLVLVLQNEVAAMTGGQKVPDLQKVVEAIVPDVSFFDLDSEEKKTTSGSGLSDLILEKLALPGISVIFIKGRCRKYY comes from the coding sequence ATGGAAACTGCCGAAACTCCTGTAATTCCCGGAAGGGGGGTCAATTTGAACGCAGAAGAAAAAGAAGCAGTATCATGTAACGGGTTTGAAGCCCTCTATCTTGCAGCCCTTGACAGCGACGTCACTCTTATAACAGGAGTCCCCGGATATCCTGTCACTTCCCTGATGGAACTTTTTTTGAAAACAGATAACATCTCGACTGAAATGGATAAGATCCCAACTAAAGCAAATAATGCCTCAACCGCCTCACACGGTCCAACCTATAAAGCCAGATGGCTTACAAACGAGAAAGTTGCACTTGAAATCGCACTTGGCGCGTCGGTTTCAGGCAGACGGTCACTTGTGATTGTAAAACACGTTGGGATGAACCTTCTCTCCGACCCCCTTATAACCTCGGTTACACATACGACAGGTGCAGGGCTGGTAATTATTGCTGGAGACGATCCCGGCGTAAAAGGCTCTCAGAATGAGCAGGACTCCCGCTGGTACGGCCGAATAGCGGAAGTTGCAGTATTTGACCCGGTTGACCCCGATGCTGCGTATCGAACCCTTCGGAGGGCTTACGAACTTTCGGAAGAAATCCGAGCCCCGGTAATTCTAAGGGTAACCGCAGGTCTTGAGAAAACTGAAGGAAAAATCCTGCGCCTTCCCCCGGCTTCAGCTCCCCACCCCATTTTTGACCGTTCAATCTGGGAATTCCGGATGGTAGAAAAACACCAGCATTTTCATTCCAAAGTCTACCCGGTGCTTGAAGCAGAAGCCGAAAATACTGACCTGAATGAGGTTAGAGAAGGAACGGAAAATAGGCAAAAGGCTGAAAAGATTGGTATTATCTCCTCTGGCTTTGCGACTTCAATCATAGAAGACACGTTGAAAAAATCTGGTGGTTACCCCGGAGTATCTCAGCTTGTGCTAAACCTTGTAAATCCCCTCCCCCTGCAGAAAATAGGGGTTTTCCTTAAAAATAACCGGAGAGTACTGGTAGTTGAAGAGTCCGAACCCTTTATAGAAGAACAGATCCGGATTGCAGGCAATGTCTGCGGCAAAAAAACAGGGCACCTCCCTTACGGGCAAATAACGCCAGAAGATATCTCTTTTGCCCTTGAGCACATTGAAGAAGAAACACCTTCAATTCCTGTGGATTCTATTCGGACAGGTGCCAGGAAAAAAGACCGGGCTTCCATCTGTGATGACTGTCCCTATCTTCCTCTTTACCATTTTCTCCGCATACCCGATGTGCAAATTGCCGGAGACATGGGCTGTTCGGTCCGGAGCGCTCCCGAACCCCTTGCTGCAGTTGATGTAAGCTTTGCCCTGGGTTCGGCAATCTCGGTTGCCTGCGGCTTTGAGAAAAAAGGCATAGCCGTAATAGGAGACTTTGCCCTCGCGCATTCCGGCATCCTCGGACTCTTAAACGCTGCAAGCGAAGGTGATGAAGTGCTTGTACTCGTGCTCCAGAACGAAGTCGCAGCCATGACAGGCGGGCAGAAAGTCCCTGACCTGCAAAAAGTAGTCGAAGCAATAGTGCCTGATGTGTCTTTTTTTGATCTGGATTCAGAGGAAAAAAAGACGACCTCCGGCTCAGGACTTTCGGATCTTATTCTGGAAAAACTCGCTCTTCCGGGAATTTCAGTTATTTTTATAAAAGGCCGGTGCAGAAAATATTATTGA
- the radC gene encoding RadC family protein yields MEVSKVRIHDLPEEERPRERLIRNGPESLSNAELLGIILRTGSREENVISLCSRILKEYNIKQLSLANVSRLTQVHGVGKAKAAQIAAVFELARRLEIFVEEPKRKICSPKDVYSLMYPRMREQKKEKFITLYLDTKNQILKEEVVSIGSLNASIVHPREVFKSALLESSASVIMVHNHPSGDPSPSREDIMVTEKLVEGGKLLGIDILDHIIIGDGRYVSLKDEGFVR; encoded by the coding sequence ATGGAAGTAAGCAAAGTAAGGATTCATGACCTCCCCGAGGAAGAGCGTCCCAGGGAAAGGCTTATTCGAAACGGGCCGGAATCACTTTCAAACGCAGAGCTGCTGGGAATAATCCTGAGGACTGGATCAAGGGAAGAAAATGTAATCAGCCTCTGCAGCCGGATACTCAAGGAATACAATATCAAGCAGCTCAGCCTTGCAAACGTTTCGAGGCTTACGCAGGTTCATGGGGTCGGAAAAGCAAAGGCTGCCCAGATAGCTGCGGTTTTTGAACTTGCAAGGCGGCTTGAGATTTTTGTTGAAGAACCGAAACGGAAAATCTGTTCCCCAAAGGATGTCTATTCCCTTATGTATCCCAGAATGCGGGAACAAAAAAAAGAAAAATTTATAACACTCTATCTTGATACAAAAAACCAGATTCTTAAAGAAGAAGTGGTATCCATAGGCAGCCTGAACGCCAGCATCGTGCACCCGCGTGAGGTATTTAAGTCGGCTCTTCTGGAATCCTCGGCTTCGGTGATCATGGTTCACAACCACCCCTCAGGAGACCCGAGCCCGAGCAGGGAAGACATTATGGTTACCGAAAAACTTGTTGAGGGAGGAAAGCTCCTCGGAATCGACATCCTTGACCACATAATCATAGGAGATGGCAGGTACGTGAGCCTTAAAGATGAAGGGTTTGTAAGGTAA
- a CDS encoding class I SAM-dependent methyltransferase, with amino-acid sequence MSEIDWDSPEGAERYDRNCDHQFQKGQILVEMMGIKKGDFVLDVGCGTGRQALNVAGILGPTGQLTGIDPSSYRIKLARKKVVEGSPGNVRFLVGQAEDLRVVPDNSINHAYFCSSFHWVDDKKTALKEIYRVLRPGGRVGMTTLDRDSPNTMRALVDPILAKYNIEKRHEWHRGMRKVTAPELHDLLSGAGFTGISIEPKAVQLKYNSPEEFLQHLEEKDSPDGVLKDIPEEIRENIRQEITEGFRKAQTPEGTGFGNITLFAIATKAN; translated from the coding sequence ATGAGTGAAATTGACTGGGACTCTCCCGAGGGTGCTGAAAGGTATGACCGGAACTGCGATCACCAGTTCCAGAAAGGACAGATACTGGTAGAAATGATGGGAATAAAAAAAGGGGATTTCGTGCTCGATGTAGGCTGCGGGACCGGGCGGCAGGCTTTGAACGTCGCTGGAATTCTCGGACCGACTGGCCAGCTCACAGGAATCGATCCTTCCTCATATCGCATTAAGCTTGCTCGAAAAAAAGTTGTGGAAGGTTCCCCCGGAAATGTCCGTTTTCTGGTAGGGCAGGCCGAGGACCTCAGAGTCGTGCCGGACAACTCGATAAACCATGCGTATTTTTGCTCCTCATTCCACTGGGTTGACGACAAGAAAACCGCCCTTAAAGAAATATATCGGGTACTCCGTCCAGGGGGCAGGGTTGGCATGACAACACTTGATAGGGACAGCCCTAACACAATGAGGGCACTTGTAGATCCCATTCTTGCAAAATATAACATTGAAAAGCGCCACGAATGGCACAGGGGCATGAGAAAAGTAACCGCACCGGAACTCCACGATCTGCTTTCAGGCGCCGGCTTTACCGGTATCTCAATCGAACCAAAGGCTGTCCAGTTGAAGTATAATTCTCCGGAAGAGTTTTTGCAGCACCTGGAAGAGAAAGACAGTCCGGATGGAGTATTGAAAGACATTCCCGAAGAGATCAGAGAAAATATCAGACAGGAGATTACTGAAGGATTCAGAAAAGCCCAGACTCCGGAAGGCACTGGTTTTGGAAATATTACGCTTTTTGCAATTGCAACAAAAGCTAACTAA
- a CDS encoding DUF3160 domain-containing protein, with protein sequence MKCLTRTAIAYLTFLILFGSIFTAGCLEQSSGLSGESGTEEKEVNNNGSSSTGYLTSEETDNNGKSSTGYLKTEAVNLSGLEAGNSSLAVNYRLDALDIELKAPQYNLPLKESEITNYGDFSDKFLTDEAALEKLKENGFVVISNPYNPEEEDITAMYDILGREGQLIFISSDTLLHLYHVQFDDSMSQVEESELFDLLWELDEALLNSSIEEYNSASGEEKEATRRNTAYFAVALSLLRPDENQIKYQFEVPAFVREDVDAELALIEAHEGFALSPIFFYKEDYSQYVPRGHYTHSEKLQNYFRAFMWHGRMSMLLKGKLIQAEDPEKEARIQTIQASLISSRLKDNPDLLQKWDRLYAITAFYVGVSDDLGPYEYMEAMDTVFGNESRDFNTTTIRELKVELAGYRSPEIYGGTGSGTHELILTAEQADELLEDTKGFRFMGQRFIPDSYMFSRLTGPYTNEYTGNQEGLPFTYISSSYGNNRGFPRGLDTMALLGSERAVYWLDELNDSSYENYSLRYGELDSEFSNFSTADWNRNLYWSWLYSLQPLLKDYGSGYPTFMQTDAWQDKELTTSLASWTELRHDTILYSKQNYVIATELPIFGNRTVGYVEPVPAFYNRLLALTRMTGDGLGELDALDEDSKRRFESLESILERLIDISEKELENEELTEEDKFYIFEFGERLEMLGGVDEETRKTTLVADVHTEPNSELVLEEGTGYVDMIIVAYKLPDGRVFLAAGPVMSHYEFKQPMSERLTDEKWREMLEEEPPEKPEWTSTYGA encoded by the coding sequence ATGAAGTGTCTGACCAGGACTGCTATTGCTTATTTAACATTTTTAATTCTTTTTGGCTCCATTTTCACAGCGGGGTGCCTGGAGCAAAGTTCCGGGTTAAGTGGGGAGAGTGGGACAGAAGAAAAAGAAGTAAACAATAATGGAAGCTCTTCGACAGGTTACTTAACATCAGAAGAAACAGACAATAATGGAAAATCCTCGACAGGTTATTTGAAAACCGAAGCAGTAAATCTTTCCGGGCTTGAGGCTGGAAACTCTTCTCTTGCAGTAAACTACAGACTTGACGCTCTTGATATAGAGCTGAAAGCTCCCCAGTACAACCTGCCCCTGAAGGAATCGGAAATTACGAACTACGGAGACTTTTCTGATAAGTTTTTGACAGATGAGGCAGCCCTTGAGAAGCTGAAAGAAAACGGCTTTGTGGTGATTTCCAACCCTTACAACCCAGAAGAAGAAGATATCACCGCCATGTATGACATACTTGGAAGGGAAGGGCAGCTGATTTTCATAAGTTCGGATACCCTTCTCCACCTCTACCACGTCCAGTTTGACGACAGCATGAGCCAGGTTGAGGAAAGTGAATTATTTGACCTTTTATGGGAGCTTGATGAAGCCCTGCTGAACAGCTCGATTGAAGAATATAACAGCGCATCAGGAGAAGAAAAGGAAGCCACAAGAAGAAATACAGCCTACTTTGCGGTTGCATTGAGCCTGCTCCGACCAGATGAAAATCAGATAAAATATCAGTTTGAGGTTCCTGCTTTTGTAAGAGAAGATGTTGATGCCGAACTTGCCCTGATAGAAGCCCATGAAGGCTTTGCTCTGTCTCCGATTTTTTTCTATAAAGAAGACTATTCCCAGTACGTGCCGAGAGGGCATTATACCCATTCCGAAAAGCTGCAAAACTACTTCAGGGCCTTTATGTGGCATGGCAGGATGAGCATGCTCCTCAAAGGAAAATTGATCCAGGCCGAAGACCCGGAAAAGGAAGCCCGCATCCAGACCATCCAGGCAAGCCTGATCAGCTCCCGGCTCAAAGACAATCCGGACCTTCTTCAGAAATGGGACAGGCTCTACGCTATCACTGCCTTTTATGTCGGTGTTTCTGATGATCTCGGTCCTTATGAATATATGGAAGCAATGGATACGGTGTTCGGAAACGAATCAAGGGATTTTAACACAACAACGATCAGAGAGCTGAAAGTGGAGCTTGCAGGATATCGGAGCCCGGAGATCTACGGAGGCACAGGAAGCGGAACCCACGAACTCATTCTAACGGCTGAACAGGCCGATGAACTCCTTGAGGATACGAAAGGTTTCAGGTTTATGGGGCAACGCTTTATCCCGGACTCTTATATGTTCTCAAGGCTCACCGGCCCTTACACTAACGAATATACAGGAAATCAGGAAGGTTTGCCTTTTACCTATATATCTTCCTCCTACGGAAACAACCGGGGATTTCCGCGTGGACTTGATACGATGGCTCTCCTGGGTTCGGAAAGGGCTGTTTACTGGCTTGACGAGCTGAACGATTCAAGCTACGAAAATTACAGTCTCAGATACGGGGAACTGGACTCGGAGTTTTCGAACTTCAGTACAGCCGACTGGAACAGGAACCTCTACTGGTCCTGGCTTTATTCTCTCCAGCCCCTCCTGAAAGACTACGGCTCAGGCTACCCGACCTTCATGCAGACCGATGCCTGGCAGGACAAGGAACTAACCACCTCTCTGGCATCCTGGACCGAGCTCAGGCATGATACGATTCTCTATTCAAAACAGAACTATGTAATAGCGACAGAGCTTCCTATATTTGGAAATCGAACCGTAGGATATGTTGAGCCTGTGCCCGCATTTTATAACAGGCTGCTGGCCCTTACCCGGATGACCGGAGACGGGCTTGGAGAACTGGATGCGCTTGATGAAGATAGTAAACGAAGGTTTGAGAGCCTTGAAAGCATTCTGGAAAGGCTTATCGATATTTCCGAAAAGGAGCTTGAAAATGAGGAGCTGACAGAAGAAGACAAATTTTACATCTTTGAATTTGGTGAACGGCTTGAAATGCTCGGGGGTGTTGACGAAGAAACCAGAAAAACTACCCTTGTTGCAGATGTCCACACCGAGCCCAATTCCGAACTCGTGCTTGAGGAAGGAACAGGATATGTGGATATGATAATCGTAGCTTACAAGCTTCCTGACGGCAGGGTCTTCCTGGCTGCTGGGCCGGTTATGAGCCATTACGAGTTCAAACAGCCAATGTCCGAGCGCCTGACCGACGAAAAATGGAGAGAAATGCTGGAGGAAGAGCCGCCGGAAAAGCCGGAGTGGACTTCAACATACGGGGCTTAA
- a CDS encoding flavodoxin family protein, whose protein sequence is MKVIGINGSPRKNGNTAILIQIVFDELEKEGIETELIQLSDKNITGCKACRACHKNKNKQCVNKDDFFNECLEKMAASDGIILGSPVYSAGVTSQMKALIDRASMVLAGNRGLLKHKVGASVVAARRGGAISAFDTLNNFLYSKEMFLVGSSYWNMVYGNAIGEVEQDQEGIENMKKLGQNMAWLLKKIHCN, encoded by the coding sequence ATGAAAGTTATCGGCATTAACGGAAGCCCTCGAAAAAACGGGAATACCGCAATCCTGATTCAAATTGTGTTTGATGAACTGGAGAAAGAGGGCATTGAAACCGAACTCATTCAACTATCAGACAAAAACATAACGGGCTGCAAAGCTTGCCGGGCCTGCCATAAAAACAAAAATAAGCAATGTGTCAATAAGGATGACTTTTTTAATGAATGCCTGGAGAAAATGGCGGCTTCGGACGGGATTATTCTTGGATCTCCCGTTTATTCCGCTGGTGTGACTTCCCAGATGAAAGCCCTGATTGACCGGGCAAGTATGGTGCTGGCAGGAAACAGGGGGCTTTTAAAACATAAAGTAGGAGCCTCGGTTGTCGCTGCCCGCCGTGGAGGAGCCATCAGTGCTTTTGATACCCTGAACAACTTCCTTTACAGTAAGGAAATGTTTCTTGTTGGCTCAAGTTACTGGAACATGGTTTACGGAAATGCCATAGGAGAAGTCGAACAGGATCAGGAAGGCATTGAGAATATGAAAAAACTCGGGCAAAATATGGCCTGGCTCCTGAAAAAAATTCATTGTAATTGA
- a CDS encoding FmdB family zinc ribbon protein, whose product MCSVGDPFDFNMEGKLPVKEYVCKDCGNKFKGIGKNVKCPACQSSNVSET is encoded by the coding sequence ATGTGCAGCGTCGGAGACCCGTTTGATTTCAATATGGAAGGAAAACTGCCGGTTAAAGAGTATGTATGCAAGGACTGTGGGAATAAATTCAAAGGTATCGGGAAAAATGTAAAGTGCCCTGCCTGTCAGTCTTCAAATGTATCAGAAACCTGA
- a CDS encoding DUF3160 domain-containing protein: protein MDPKIKFASVYLILLLFVFFAGCSGNETEQNTPGYTADVLKTEAVTFSGMLGQGAYLPVNYSQEALDVELKAPSYELPLETDKISNYAAFSGKIPLNESALEMLERNGFVVIKNPYDSSEEDITSMYVTLKDEEIPVFITTDSLLHLYHIQFDETLRQIEEKEFYDTLWETDLALLNSSIEEYNSASGEEKEAARRNVAYFAVALSLIQPKPEQVQVADEPYGFVDEALFPAGSVEKYQFEIPSFVKENADAELALIEAHEGFALSPIFLYEEDYSQYVPRGHYTRSEKLQNYFRAFMWHGRMSMLLKDSLIQSEDPAKDARIQTIQASLISSQLENSPELLENWDRIYGVTAFYVGFSDDLGPYEYMEAMDRVFGNEEREFNATSVEELKAVLAENQGPQIYGGTGNCVLQPPFTPEQADECLENTTGFRFMGQRFIPDSYMFSNLVGAYTGEYTGDYTKEAEVPFTLVISGAGRPIRGFPRGLDAMALLGSERAVYWLDELNDSSYENYSVRYGELDTEFSNFSTADWNRNLYWSWLYSLQPLLKDYGEGYPTFMQTDAWQDKELSTSLASWTELRHDTILYTKQSYIVLESAMDLPEEKTVVGYVEPVPDFYARLLALTKMTNQGLDEMDVLDPRSKARLANLENILSRLQEISEKELENEELTEEDYEFIKNFGDQLESVIADVDEKARKTTIVADVHTDGNTGDVLEEGTGYVDMVVVAYKLPDDRILIGAGPVFSYYEFKQPMSERLTDEKWREMLEEEPPETPEWTSAYIS, encoded by the coding sequence ATGGATCCGAAAATTAAATTTGCATCAGTCTACCTGATACTTCTGCTTTTTGTTTTTTTTGCTGGCTGCTCCGGAAATGAGACAGAACAGAACACACCAGGCTACACTGCAGATGTACTCAAAACCGAAGCCGTAACTTTTTCAGGGATGTTGGGGCAGGGGGCTTACCTGCCGGTAAATTACAGCCAGGAAGCCCTCGATGTCGAGTTAAAAGCGCCTTCTTATGAGTTGCCCCTGGAAACGGACAAAATCTCCAACTACGCAGCCTTTTCGGGAAAAATTCCTCTGAATGAATCGGCGCTTGAAATGCTGGAAAGGAACGGTTTTGTGGTAATAAAAAACCCTTATGACTCTTCGGAAGAGGACATAACTTCAATGTACGTGACCCTCAAGGATGAGGAAATTCCTGTTTTTATCACCACGGATTCCCTCCTGCACCTCTATCACATCCAGTTTGATGAGACCCTGCGCCAGATCGAGGAAAAGGAGTTTTACGATACTCTCTGGGAGACCGATCTTGCCCTGCTGAACAGTTCGATTGAAGAATATAACAGTGCATCAGGAGAAGAAAAGGAAGCTGCAAGAAGAAACGTAGCCTATTTTGCAGTTGCTTTGAGCCTGATACAGCCGAAGCCCGAACAGGTGCAGGTAGCAGATGAACCTTACGGCTTTGTTGATGAGGCCCTCTTCCCTGCAGGTTCGGTTGAAAAATACCAGTTTGAGATCCCTTCATTTGTAAAAGAAAATGCTGATGCCGAACTTGCCCTGATAGAAGCCCATGAAGGCTTTGCTCTCTCTCCGATTTTTCTCTATGAAGAAGACTATTCCCAGTACGTGCCAAGAGGCCACTATACCCGCTCCGAGAAACTGCAAAACTACTTCAGGGCCTTTATGTGGCACGGCAGAATGAGCATGCTCCTGAAGGACAGCCTGATACAGTCAGAAGACCCTGCTAAAGATGCCCGCATCCAGACCATCCAGGCAAGCCTGATTTCTTCCCAGCTCGAAAACTCGCCCGAGCTCCTTGAAAACTGGGACAGGATCTACGGGGTTACGGCTTTTTATGTGGGCTTTTCCGATGACCTTGGCCCTTACGAATACATGGAAGCCATGGACAGGGTCTTTGGCAACGAAGAAAGGGAGTTTAACGCGACATCAGTAGAGGAATTAAAGGCCGTCCTTGCCGAAAACCAGGGCCCGCAAATCTACGGAGGTACAGGAAACTGTGTCCTGCAGCCGCCCTTCACGCCAGAGCAGGCTGACGAATGCCTCGAAAACACCACAGGTTTCCGCTTTATGGGGCAGCGCTTTATCCCTGACTCCTACATGTTCTCAAACCTTGTCGGAGCCTATACAGGGGAATATACGGGAGACTATACGAAAGAAGCTGAAGTCCCGTTTACGCTGGTAATATCAGGAGCCGGAAGACCCATCCGCGGCTTCCCGCGCGGGCTCGATGCAATGGCTCTTCTGGGCTCGGAGAGAGCTGTTTACTGGCTCGACGAGCTGAACGATTCGAGCTACGAAAATTACAGTGTCCGATACGGAGAACTTGATACGGAATTTTCGAATTTCAGCACGGCCGACTGGAACAGGAACCTCTACTGGTCCTGGCTTTATTCCCTCCAGCCCCTCCTGAAAGACTATGGAGAAGGTTACCCGACTTTCATGCAGACCGATGCCTGGCAGGATAAGGAACTGAGCACCTCTCTGGCTTCGTGGACAGAACTCAGACACGACACTATCCTGTATACAAAGCAAAGTTATATAGTACTCGAGTCCGCAATGGACCTTCCGGAAGAAAAAACGGTAGTAGGTTATGTAGAGCCGGTCCCCGACTTTTACGCGAGACTGCTTGCCTTAACGAAGATGACAAATCAGGGCCTGGACGAAATGGATGTGCTTGACCCGAGATCAAAGGCAAGGCTTGCAAACCTTGAAAATATACTTTCCAGACTCCAGGAAATCTCGGAAAAGGAACTCGAAAACGAAGAACTGACAGAAGAAGATTACGAATTCATCAAGAATTTCGGGGACCAGCTTGAAAGCGTCATAGCCGATGTTGATGAGAAAGCCAGGAAAACCACTATCGTTGCTGATGTCCATACCGATGGGAATACTGGAGATGTACTCGAAGAAGGAACAGGATATGTGGATATGGTCGTGGTAGCATACAAGCTTCCGGACGACAGGATCCTTATCGGTGCAGGTCCGGTCTTCAGCTATTACGAGTTCAAACAACCCATGTCCGAGCGCCTGACCGACGAAAAATGGAGGGAAATGCTGGAGGAAGAACCGCCGGAAACCCCGGAATGGACTTCCGCCTACATTTCTTAA
- the mmp11 gene encoding methanogenesis marker protein 11: MPYRGIYAVCDAKNEYAEIIEHSNCYSGAAWSLHHYAKAPLILKARSTGNMIRYYMKTGASKLELKPSVAAAGIESVIVQGDEVEITYAGLGGGGVGATRCRALADGVLRYRISESGGERCAKGTVVVPRRDRVLIGIDDTDSKDVGATWTLTHNIAKELDCQEAVYLSHALVQLFPVPEKTQNCMSTVLEFGCVDEKAKEKLVSSFKRALQKYSASGETGLVVLSDFYAKGLYTYSNRCRTERVSKEYTLRCARENNVEVLLNGNGVIGALASLPWFGKPEESIIPGTAIQPDAYGKN; encoded by the coding sequence GTGCCTTACCGGGGCATCTATGCGGTCTGTGACGCGAAAAACGAATATGCGGAGATTATTGAGCACTCCAACTGCTACAGCGGGGCGGCCTGGTCCCTTCATCATTATGCAAAAGCTCCTCTTATCCTGAAAGCCCGTTCAACGGGAAATATGATCCGCTATTATATGAAAACAGGGGCCTCAAAACTCGAACTCAAACCCTCGGTAGCAGCCGCAGGCATAGAATCCGTGATCGTGCAGGGGGACGAAGTTGAGATCACCTATGCAGGGCTGGGAGGCGGAGGAGTCGGTGCAACCCGCTGCAGAGCACTTGCAGACGGAGTTTTACGCTACAGGATTTCCGAATCCGGGGGAGAACGCTGTGCTAAGGGGACGGTTGTGGTTCCCCGCAGGGACCGCGTTCTTATAGGCATAGATGACACCGATTCAAAGGATGTCGGAGCTACCTGGACCCTGACCCACAATATTGCAAAAGAATTGGACTGCCAGGAAGCAGTCTACCTCTCCCATGCCCTTGTCCAGCTCTTCCCTGTTCCGGAAAAGACCCAGAACTGCATGTCAACGGTCCTGGAATTCGGCTGTGTAGACGAAAAAGCAAAGGAAAAGCTCGTAAGCTCTTTTAAAAGAGCCCTTCAAAAATACAGTGCATCCGGGGAAACAGGACTCGTTGTCTTATCTGATTTTTATGCAAAAGGGCTTTACACCTACAGTAACCGCTGCCGGACCGAAAGGGTCTCAAAAGAGTACACCCTGCGCTGTGCCAGAGAAAACAATGTGGAAGTCCTGCTCAACGGAAACGGGGTAATAGGTGCTCTTGCCTCTCTGCCCTGGTTCGGAAAACCCGAAGAGTCAATTATTCCCGGAACAGCGATACAGCCGGATGCTTATGGAAAAAACTAA